The genomic DNA GCCTGGACCCGCTCGTCGGCGGAGGCAACTTCGACTTCGTCGAGGACCTCGGCGCCGAGCTTCCGATGCGCACGATCGGGATGCTGGCCGGTATCCCCGACTCCGAGCAGCCCGCGGTGCGTGAGCATGCCAACCAGGTGCTCCGCAATGAACCGGGTAAGCCGATGCAGATCAAGAAGGATCGCTACTTCACCGGAGAGATGTTCGGCGAGTACGTCAAATGGCGGGAGAAGAACCCGTCCGACGACCTGATCACCGAGCTGCTCAATGTCGAGTTCGAGGACGAGACCGGAACCACCCGCAAGTTGGCCAAGCAGGAACTCATCGTGTTCCTTGCGGTGGTGGCCGGCGCGGGTGTGGAGACAACCGGCCGGCTGTTCGGGTGGATGGGCAAAGTGCTGGCTGAACATCCCGATCAGCGAAAGGAACTAGCCGAGAACCATGGCCTGATTCCAACGGCGATCGAGGAGTTGCTCCGCTTCGAACCACCGGGGCCGCACGTGGCGCGCTACGTCGCCACCGACGACGTGGTGTTCCAGGGTCAGGTGGTGCCGGCGGGCAGCGCCCTGCTGATGATGCTGGCATCGGCGAACCGGGACGAGCGCCACTTCGATGAACCCGACCGGTTTGACATCCACCGAAAGCCGGGTGGTCACTTGACATTCGGTCGCGGTGCGCATTTCTGCGTCGGATCGCCGCTGGCCCGGTTGGAGGGGCGCGTCGCACTCGAAGAAGTACTCAAGCGCTGGCCAACCTGGGAGATCGACATGTCAGGCGCACGCCGATCACGCACCTCCACCGTGCGTGGCTGGGACACCATGCCGGCCATCGTCGGCTGAGGAGAAGGGAACATCGTGACACCACCAGAACGCCACGTCGTCGTCATCACCGGGGCCGCGCGCGGTCAGGGCCGCAGCCACGCGGTGGCGCTGGCCGAGGCCGGCGCGGACATCATCGCCGTAGACCGGTGCGCCGACATCGACTCCATCCCCTACCCGTTGGCCACCAAGGAGGATCTGGCCGAAACCGCCCGCCTGGTGCGGGAGGCGGGAGGCCGAATCGAGACCGCGGTCGCCGACGTGCGGAACCTGGCCGACCTGCGTGCGGCGGTGGACGCCGGGATCGCCGCCTTCGGTGAAGTCGACACCGTGGTGGCCAATGCCGGTGTGGTCGGCATCGGGCTGGGGGAGACGCTCGACGAACAGGTCTACTCCGACATTGTCGACACCAATCTGCGCGGAGTGTGGAACACCATTGCGGCTACCGCGCCGTCGATGATCCGCCGGGGCACCGGTGGTTCGATGATCCTGATCTCCTCGATGCAGGGCCTGGTTGGTCGCGGCGGCGACGGCAGCGCCGCCACTTTCGCCTACGCCGCCTCCAAGCACGGTGTGGTGGGCCTGATGCGCTCGGCTGCGTTTGCCTACGCTCAGCACAGCATTCGGGTGAATTCGGTGCATCCGACCGGGGTGGCCACGCCGATGATCTTCAATGAGCACATGGCCGA from Mycobacterium sp. DL440 includes the following:
- a CDS encoding cytochrome P450 is translated as MSDLYYDPWDVDIDIDPYPTYRRLRDEAPVYYNERHDFWGISRYADVDAALKDTVRLSSAKGDILEVVMTDPVMPPGIFINEDPPLHTIHRAIVSRAFTPKKMRAIEDKIRAFCVACLDPLVGGGNFDFVEDLGAELPMRTIGMLAGIPDSEQPAVREHANQVLRNEPGKPMQIKKDRYFTGEMFGEYVKWREKNPSDDLITELLNVEFEDETGTTRKLAKQELIVFLAVVAGAGVETTGRLFGWMGKVLAEHPDQRKELAENHGLIPTAIEELLRFEPPGPHVARYVATDDVVFQGQVVPAGSALLMMLASANRDERHFDEPDRFDIHRKPGGHLTFGRGAHFCVGSPLARLEGRVALEEVLKRWPTWEIDMSGARRSRTSTVRGWDTMPAIVG
- a CDS encoding mycofactocin-coupled SDR family oxidoreductase, giving the protein MTPPERHVVVITGAARGQGRSHAVALAEAGADIIAVDRCADIDSIPYPLATKEDLAETARLVREAGGRIETAVADVRNLADLRAAVDAGIAAFGEVDTVVANAGVVGIGLGETLDEQVYSDIVDTNLRGVWNTIAATAPSMIRRGTGGSMILISSMQGLVGRGGDGSAATFAYAASKHGVVGLMRSAAFAYAQHSIRVNSVHPTGVATPMIFNEHMAELFAANPEGTGMAGNLLPVPFVEPLDVTNAVVFLAGEKARYITGVALPVDAGFAVM